Proteins encoded in a region of the Canis lupus familiaris isolate Mischka breed German Shepherd chromosome 1, alternate assembly UU_Cfam_GSD_1.0, whole genome shotgun sequence genome:
- the DSEL gene encoding dermatan-sulfate epimerase-like protein, with protein MALMFTGHFLFLALVVFAFSTFEESVSNYSDWAVFTDDIDQFKTQKVQDFKPNHKLKKSMLHPSLYFDAGEIQAMRQKSRTSHLHLFRAIRSAVTVMLSNPTYYLPPPKHADFAAKWNEIYGNNLPPLALYCLLSPEDKVAFEFILEYMDRMVGYKDWLVENAPGDEVPVGHSLTGFATAFDFLYNLLDDHRRQKYLEKIWAVTEEMYEYSKVRSWGKQLLHNHQATNMVALLTGALVTGVDKGSKANIWKQVVVDVMEKTMFLLNHIVDGSLDEGVAYGSYTAKSVTQYVFLAQRHFNINNLDNNWLKMHFWFYYATLLPGFQRTVGIADSNYNWFYGPESQLVFLDKFILKNGAGNWLAQQIRRHRPKDGPMVPSTAQRWSTLHTEFIWYDPQLTPQPPAEYGTAKMHIFPNWGVVTYGAGLPNTQTNTFVSFKSGKLGGRAVYDIVHFQPYSWIDGWRSFNPGHEHPDQNSFTFAPNGQVFVSEALYGPKLSHLNNVLVFAPSPTSQCNKPWEGQLGECAQWLKWTGEEAGDAAGEVITASQHGEMIFVSGEAVSAYSSAMKLKSVYRALLLLNSQTLLVVDHVERQDNSPIKSVSAFFHNLDIDFKYIPYRFMNRYNGAMMDVWDAHYRMFWFDHRGNSPIASIQEAEQAAEFKKRWTQFVNVTFQMESTITRIAYVFYGPYVNVSSCRFIDNSNSGLQISLNVNNTEHVVSIVTDYHNLKTRFNYLGFGGFANVADQGQITRFGLGTQAIAKPIRHDRVIFPFGFKFNIAVGLILCISLVILTFQWRFYLSFRKLMRWILILVIALWFIELLDVWSTCTQPICAKWARTEAEASLKSLSSEGHHVDLPNVVITSLPGSGAEILKQLFFNSSDFLYIRVPTTYIDIPETEFEIDSFVDACEWKASDIHGVHFRLLRGWLQSLVQDTKLHLQNIHLHEPSRGKLAQYFTANKDKKRKLKRRESLPEQRSRMKGTFDRDAEYIRALRRHLVYYPTARPVLSLSSGSWTLKLHFFQEVLGASMRALYIVRDPRAWIYSMLYSSKPSLYSLKNVPEHLAKLFKIEGGKGKCNLNSGYAFEYESLRKELSKSKSNAVSLLSHLWLANTAAALRINTDLLPTSYQLIKFEDIVHFPQKTTERIFAFLGIPLSPASLNQILFATSTNLFYLPYEGEISPTNTNVWKQNLPRDEIKLIENICWTLMERLGYPKFMD; from the coding sequence ATGGCGTTAATGTTTACAggacatttcttatttttagctTTAGTGGTGTTTGCTTTCTCTACTTTTGAGGAATCTGTGAGCAATTACTCTGACTGGGCAGTTTTCACAGATGATATAGATCAGTTTAAGACGCAGAAAGTGCAAGATTTCAAACCCAATCACAAGCTGAAGAAAAGTATGCTTCATCCAAGTTTATATTTTGATGCTGGAGAAATCCAGGCAATGAGACAGAAGTCTCGTACAAGCCATTTGCATCTCTTTCGAGCTATCAGAAGTGCAGTAACAGTTATGCTGTCCAACCCCACATACTACCTACCTCCACCCAAGCATGCTGATTTTGCTGCCAAGTGGAATGAAATTTATGGTAACAATCTGCCTCCTTTAGCATTGTACTGTTTGTTAAGCCCAGAAGACAAAGTCgcctttgagtttatcttggaaTATATGGACAGGATGGTTGGCTACAAAGACTGGCTAGTTGAGAATGCACCAGGGGATGAGGTTCCAGTTGGCCATTCCTTAACAGGCTTTGCCACTGCCTTTGACTTTTTATATAACTTACTAGATGATCATCGAAGACAAAAATACCTGGAAAAAATATGGGCTGTTACTGAGGAGATGTATGAGTATTCCAAGGTCCGTTCATGGGGCAAACAACTTCTCCATAATCACCAGGCGACTAACATGGTAGCATTACTCACCGGGGCTTTGGTGACTGGGGTAGATAAAGGATCCAAAGCAAATATATGGAAACAGGTTGTAGTAGATGTGATGGAAAAGACCATGTTTCTGTTGAATCACATTGTTGATGGTTCTCTGGATGAAGGCGTGGCCTATGGAAGCTACACAGCTAAATCGGTCACACAGTATGTTTTTCTAGCCCAGCGCCATTTTAATATCAACAACTTGGATAATAACTGGTTAAAAATGCACTTTTGGTTCTATTATGCCACCCTTTTACCAGGCTTCCAAAGAACCGTGGGTATAGCAGATTCCAATTATAATTGGTTTTATGGTCCAGAGAGCCAGTTGGTGTTTTTGGATAAGTTTATCTTAAAGAATGGAGCTGGGAATTGGTTAGCTCAGCAAATTAGAAGGCACCGACCTAAGGATGGACCGATGGTCCCCTCCACTGCCCAGAGGTGGAGTACTCTTCACACTGAATTCATCTGGTATGATCCCCAGCTCACCCCACAGCCTCCTGCTGAATATGGTACTGCAAAAATGCACATATTCCCTAACTGGGGTGTTGTCACTTATGGAGCTGGGTTGCCAAATACACAGACCAAtacatttgtgtcttttaaatCTGGGAAGCTAGGGGGGCGAGCTGTGTATGACATAGTTCACTTTCAGCCATACTCCTGGATTGATGGGTGGAGAAGCTTTAACCCAGGACATGAACATCCAGATCAGAACTCATTTACTTTTGCCCCCAATGGGCAAGTATTTGTTTCTGAAGCTCTCTATGGACCCAAGCTGAGCCACCTTAACAATGTACTGGTGTTTGCTCCATCACCCACAAGCCAGTGTAATAAGCCCTGGGAAGGTCAACTGGGAGAATGTGCACAGTGGCTCAAGTGGACCGGTGAGGAGGCTGGTGATGCAGCAGGGGAAGTCATTACTGCCTCTCAACACGGAGAAATGATATTTGTGAGTGGGGAAGCTGTGTCTGCTTACTCTTCAGCAATGAAGCTGAAAAGTGTGTATCGTGCTTTGCTTCTCTTAAATTCTCAAACGTTGCTGGTTGTTGATCACGTTGAGAGGCAAGACAATTCCCCAATAAAATCTGTCAGTGCCTTCTTTCATAATCTGGACATCGATTTTAAGTACATCCCATATAGGTTTATGAACAGGTACAATGGCGCCATGATGGATGTGTGGGATGCACACTACAGAATGTTCTGGTTTGACCATCGTGGCAATAGTCCCATTGCTAGTATACAAGAGGCAGAGCAAGCTGCTGAATTTAAGAAACGGTGGACTCAATTTGTTAATGTTACATTTCAGATGGAATCCACGATCACGAGAATTGCATATGTCTTTTATGGGCCATATGTCAATGTTTCCAGCTGCAGATTTATCGATAATTCCAATTCTGGACTTCAGATTTCTCTCAATGTCAATAATACTGAACATGTTGTTTCCATCGTAACTGACTACCATAACCTGAAGACAAGGTTCAATTACCTGGGTTTTGGCGGCTTTGCCAATGTGGCTGACCAGGGCCAGATAACCCGATTTGGTTTGGGCACTCAAGCAATAGCAAAGCCCATAAGACATGATAGGGTTATTTTCCCCTttggatttaaatttaatatagCAGTCGGATTGATTTTGTGCATTAGCTTGGTGATTTTAACCTTTCAGTGGCGGTTTTACCTTTCTTTTAGAAAGCTAATGCGGTGGATCCTAATCCTTGTTATTGCCTTGTGGTTTATTGAGCTGCTGGATGTGTGGAGCACTTGCACTCAGCCCATCTGTGCAAAATGGGCAAGGACGGAGGCCGAGGCAAGCCTGAAGTCTTTGTCTTCCGAAGGGCACCACGTCGATCTTCCCAACGTCGTCATTACCTCACTTCCTGGTTCGGGGGCTGAAATTCTCAAACAACTTTTTTTCAACAGTAGTGATTTTCTCTACATCAGAGTTCCTACAACCTACATCGATATTCCTGAAACTGAATTTGAAATTGACTCATTTGTAGACGCCTGTGAATGGAAGGCATCTGATATCCACGGTGTGCATTTCCGTTTGCTCCGAGGCTGGTTGCAGTCCTTAGTTCAAGACACGAAACTACATTTGCAAAACATCCATCTGCATGAACCCAGTAGGGGTAAACTGGCCCAATATTTTACAGCGAAtaaggacaagaaaagaaaattgaaaaggagagAGTCTTTGCCAGAACAAAGAAGTAGAATGAAAGGCACCTTTGATAGAGATGCTGAATATATTAGGGCTTTGAGGAGACACCTGGTCTATTACCCAACCGCACGTCCTGTGCTCAGCTTAAGCAGCGGGAGCTGGACCttaaagcttcatttttttcaggaAGTTTTAGGAGCTTCTATGAGGGCATTGTACATAGTAAGGGACCCTCGGGCATGGATTTATTCAATGCTGTACAGTAGTAAACCAAGTCTCTACTCTTTGAAAAATGTACCAGAGCACTTAGCtaaattgtttaaaatagagGGAGGTAAAGGCAAATGTAACTTAAATTCAGGCTATGCTTTCGAATATGAATCGTTGAGGAAAGAATTATCAAAATCCAAGTCAAACGCAGTCTCCCTGTTGTCTCATTTGTGGCTGGCAAACACAGCAGCAGCCCTGAGAATAAATACAGATTTGCTGCCTACCAGCTACCAGCTGATCAAGTTTGAAGATATTGTACATTTTCCTCAGAAAACCACTGAAAGGATTTTTGCCTTTCTTGGAATACCTTTGTCTCCTGCTAGTTTAAACCAAATATTGTTTGCCACCTCCACAAACCTTTTCTATCTTCCCTACGAAGGGGAGATATCACCAACTAATACTAATGTTTGGAAACAAAACCTGCCTAGAGATGAAATTAAATTGATTGAGAACATCTGCTGGACACTGATGGAGCGTCTAGGATATCCAAAGTTTATGGACTAA